TATATATATTCACCTCTGATTGTCTGCGTGTATATTAATGTAAAATGGATGCACGTTCATGCTTTCAGCCTACCTACAGAAGTACCTGTTTAAGATGTGTGTGACTTCCTCTCTTGTCTAACAGCATGCTATAAATGAATTCTTAGCTCATAGGATTTCTGTTGAGATCTATGTGCATTAGAAGAAGAGACAACACTGAATACAGAGGCATTTTGATGGAATACGTTGTGAGGATAGGTCCATACTGAGTAAAAATTGTCTTTGTGTTAAACATGGCAGGTATGAAGTCattagaaaacattaaaatatccCTATATCCTTGTGAAGGATTAAGGGGATCCCATATATATTATGGAACCGTGGTCGGAACATTTGAAGCTTTGCAAGAGTGTTGTGAGTATGGAATCTAGATGTTTCTAGTAACCTAGTTTAATGCTCAGGTGTGTCTTCCATTTTAGAGGGTGTAATATAACCTACGTGTTTCAGACAGCAATGTATAGATGTGGAAGTGGATGGTGAGTAAGAGCGTTTTTGGATAGATTCTGTGTAGGCAAGTATTGCTTGCAATCTGTGAGGATGGATCActgtaattctttaaaaatgaactagttatttaaaatttaagtaGCTATTAGGTAACAATCATTATAGTTATGCTGATATTTAGCTGTTTGAATAATGATATTGGGAAGGCACTATAATGTAGCTTCCTGTAAAACACTGCAAGattatctttttaataaatatataaggGTGATTTGAGTAGTTATGCCTGCTGTAATGCCGCTTTGAAGAGAGGGTATGTGATTTTAGTAGGCCAGTCTGAGTTACAGGTTTCTAGCAGTGCCCCAATGACTGTGTGCAGTCCCTTCTTAGTAAACCTATTTGTAATTGGAACAATGTTATTAGgacatgcattttttcctttaataaaagTATTATTTCATAATCCTCTATCAGTAGGGTTGTATTTAGTATTTCATATCTGTGTTTAATCTGCAGGTGAGTGCAGAAGGAGCATGAGGACCCAAGGAGATGTCAGGTTTAGCAGAAATTAATCCTCTAAGCTTTTTGTAAAACTCTTTATGTAGAATGGATGACAAGACATAAAATTGAGAGCCATTCCCTGCACAAGTTTTCCATCTAATTAAGATAGTATAGTGAATGAGACATCAGATtaatagagagaaaaaaatcatttgcctTTGAAGGCTTTTTGGTATGGATAGGAAGTCTGTTACTAGAATtgtagatttaatttttttcagggaggagaagggggtggAGAGAATGCCTCAGATGTTGGCCTGCTTTGTTTATTCTCCGTAGAGATGTAAGTTTTCATGGATTTGGAGCAAGCTAGCCCTAGTGGAGAACATAAAGGTAGATTCTCTCTATTTCTAAAGCTGAGGTGAAAGGAGACTGCTGTTTCCTTTAAGAAGCTTCAgtggctttattttcttaaaatctgttgtgaattattttaattggtgTTGCTGACTTGcactttcttgtattttcaaatggaaCATTGTCTACTCTATATAAAGATCTTCCAACACCATTCTGAAATGTCACAAATGCATTAAAAGTCTCTTCTGGAAAATGCCAGTAATGGCAAGCGTTCGTAAGTCCAGGTGAGTTTTCTTCTACTGTTCAGTATGAGTTGTTTAAACTATTATGTAATTATGCATTTCCAGGTTAAATGCAGAACCTGATGGATGGCAAAAGCTACCGTAACCTCATGGACAAGTTGTCCGTCTGCACTGAGACTCAGTGCATACAGCTGGCTAGGCCTTTCTGTGCTGACCCAGTGGTCACGTTTCATGTGTACCCAGAAACACCAAACCAGGTCACTTGCTCTGAAGATTTGTCGTTCCTTCCTTTCATGTCTGACCATCTCATTGCGGAGAACTTCTACAGTGAGCCCTGCGCCTTTCCCTACCGAGTGCCCCATTCCAGTTACTGCAGAAGTGAGTACTCCTATGGGCCAGCTTTCATCAGAAAGAGGAATGAGAGGGAAAGACAGAGGGTTAAATGTGTCAACGAAGGCTATGCTAAACTGAGGCATCACCTACCTAAGGAGTACTTGGA
The Pelecanus crispus isolate bPelCri1 chromosome 6, bPelCri1.pri, whole genome shotgun sequence DNA segment above includes these coding regions:
- the ASCL3 gene encoding achaete-scute homolog 3; this encodes MQNLMDGKSYRNLMDKLSVCTETQCIQLARPFCADPVVTFHVYPETPNQVTCSEDLSFLPFMSDHLIAENFYSEPCAFPYRVPHSSYCRSEYSYGPAFIRKRNERERQRVKCVNEGYAKLRHHLPKEYLEKRLSKVETLRAAIKYISYLQSVLYSDSVVAEKNVMEPSQAPKAINKQNQFLKTI